Below is a genomic region from Rhizobium sp. 9140.
AACCCCCTCCAGATCGAACGCGATCTGTCCCGTCTCCGCCTTCAGGCCGGGTAGACTGAAAAAGGTCGTATTCCCGACCCGCAGGGCATCCGCGCCATGAATCAGAACATCCGGCGCAGCTTCCCGCATGCCGGCTTCTAGCCTGTCGCGCAAGGTCGTCACCTGCGACGGATAAACATCGAGCGCATCCTTTACCGCACGTGCAGCCGCTCCGAAACCGGCAAGGGCTGCCGGATTTTCGGTGCCGGAACGATGTCCCTTTTCCTGTCCGCCGCCGTGGATGAGCGGGCGGGGCATCAGCACTTCGCCGCGCGCGACGAGGGCGCCAGCGCCTTTGGGCCCGCCGATCTTGTGCGAGGCGAGGATCAGAAAATCCGCACCGAGCGCCGATACCGATACCGGCATGCGCCCGACCGCCTGAACGGCATCCACGACCAGCAAGCCGCCCGCAGCCTTCACCCGCTCGGAAACCTCAGCGACCGGCTGAAGGACACCCGTCTCATTGTTGACGAGCATCACCGCAACCATCGGAATGCCCTCTTCCCGCGGATGCGCCGCCAGCGCGCCGTCGAGCGCATCGAGATCGATCGTGCCTGCCTGTGTTACCGGCAATTCCTCGACCCGATCTCTCGGAAAACGCCCACCCTCGCGCACGGCGGGATGCTCGATGGCGGATACATAAAGCCGCCCGATACTGAGCGGTGTCCGGCCCATGTGGAAATCCGGGGTCAGCACCATATTGGCAGCTTCCGTCGCACCACTGGTAAAGGTGACGCAGGCGGCATCGGCATCGCAGAGCGCCGCCACATCGCGGCGTGCAGCCTCGATCACCGTCTTCAACCGCCGGCCTTCCGCGTGAACGGAGGAACCATTGCCCGTCAGGTCGAACGCGGACAGGAACGCGTCACGCGCGGCAGCCGAGATCGGCGCCGTCGCATTCCAGTCCATGTAGATCCGTGCCATGGCCATATCGACCGTCCGTATCCTCTCCCTCACGCATGATGCGTCAGGTGATCTGTTCTTGCCAAAAGCGCCTGCCGGCCCATCTAAACCGGAGCAGGCACCGCATTTTCCTTGAAGTTTTCGCGTCGCTTGCCGTAAGAGACGACACCTGCACGCACGCCGTGCCAAGTTTTGAATGGTTCTAAACTGGTTTTAGAAAAGCTGAGTGCTTTCGTCAAGACTGCTCGGCCGTCTTATCCGCTTATCGGAACCATGCTCACGCCGGAGACCCAATGCCCGAAGTCATTTTCAACGGACCCGCTGGCCGACTGGAAGGCCGCTATCAGCCTTCCAAGCAGAAGAATGCCCCGATTGCGATCGTTCTGCACCCCCATCCCCAGTTCGGCGGGACGATGAACAACCAGATCGTCTACCAGCTCTTCTATATGTTCCAGAAGCGCGGCTTTACCACGCTACGATTCAACTTCCGCTCCATCGGCCGCAGCCAGGGCGAGTTCGATCACGGCGCCGGCGAACTGTCCGATGCCGCATCCGCGCTCGACTGGGTGCAGAGCATGCATCCCGACAGCAAGAGCTGCTGGGTTGCAGGCTATTCTTTCGGCTCGTGGATCGGCATGCAGCTTCTGATGCGCCGCCCCGAAATCGAAGGCTTCATCTCGGTCGCTCCGCAGCCAAACACCTACGACTTCTCGTTCCTGGCACCCTGCCCGTCCTCCGGCCTGATCATCAACGGCGATGTCGACAAGGTCGCGCCGGAAAAGGACGTCAACACGCTGGTCGAGAAGCTGAAGACCCAGAAGGGCATCCTGATCACGCACCGCACCATCCCCGGCGCCAACCACTTCTTCAACGGGCAGGTGGATACGCTGATGGCCGAGTGCGAAGACTACCTCGATCGCCGCCTGAACGGCGAACTGACGCCGGAGCCGGCGGCGAAGCGTATTCGATAAGGACGATGGCGAACGTCGTTATCGATACGAATGTGCTGACAAGTGCCTGTATCGGTAGCGGCGCCTCGTCAAAGATCGTCGAGTTCTGCCTGCTGAAGAAAATAACACCTGTTCTTTCGGCTTCGCTCTTTCTCGAATACCGTGACGTGTTGTCCCGAGCGACAATTTTTCGCAGAGCGCGTCTGGATGGCCCGGAGCGCGATCTGCTTCTACGTGCCTTCGTTTCGACATGCAGATGGCAAGACGTATACTTTAACTGGCGTCCTAACCTCGTTGATGAGGCCGATAATCATGTTTTCGAATTGGCGGTGGCAGCAAACGGCGCTACAGTCATAACGAACAATGTCCGCGATTTCCGGTCTATGCATCTTAAGTTCCCGGATATCCTTATCGAGACGCCTCAGTCCGTGCTGCAAAGGATGATGCCATGAACGCGATCGTCATTCCGGTATCCTCCGAAACGGCCGAGAAAGTTGCGCGCATAGCAGATGAACGTGGCGTTACCGTCGAGGCGCTGATGTCGGATGTGGCGATCCATATGGCCAAGCAGTTCGAAACTTACGAGCTCTACCGTGAGCAGGCCGAACGCGGACGCCATGAAGTCGATCAAGCTCTGGGGCTTCTCAAGCGCCCCTGATAGCCAGAATCAGCGCCACGATGAACGGATCCCCCCGCTCACCGGCTCCCGCACGCCCGTCGTCCCCGGAAACGTCAGAGGAAGTCCGCGCAGAGACCGCACCGCGAGATAGGCCCAGGCTTCCGCCTCCATGGCCCCGCCATCCAGCCCCACGGCATCGGACGATACGACGCGGGCGCCGCTCTCGGCAGCCAGCGCGGAAAACTCATCCATGATGACCGGATTGAGCCGGCCGCCACCCGAGACGATATAGGTCTTCGGCCGGGCCGGCAGATGGGTTGCGCAGCGCAGGATTGCGGCACCGGTGACATGGGCGAGCGTCCGAGCGCCGTCTTCGAGCGAGACCTCGCCCTTGACCGGCGGCACGAAATCGCCGCGATCAAGGGACCGGCGATGATTGCCCGCGAAGAACGCATGATCCAGATACCGCGCTGCCAGACGAGGCACGACCTTGCCCGACGCGGCAATGGCACCGCCGGCATCGAACGCGCCGCCGCCATGGGCCTCGATCCATTGGTCGATCAGCATGTTTCCGGGGCCGCTGTCGAAGGCCGAGAGGTGTCCATCTTCACCGACGAAGGTCAGATTGGAGATGCCGCCGATGTTGACGAAGACGACGGGACCTTCGAGATCGCCCGGCAGATTGGCGGCAAGCGCCTGATGATAGACGGGGATGAGCGGTGCCCCCTGCCCGCCGGCCACCATGTCGGCGGCCCGCATGTCATGGATGACGTCGATGCCCGTTTCCGCCGCCAGAAGAGGCCCGTCGCCGATCTGCACGGTGAGGTCTGCGTCTGGCCTGTGCAGCACCGTCTGCCCGTGGAAACCGATCACATCGATATCGGATGCCGTCAGCCCGTGCGCATGGAGAAAATCGTGAACGGCGACGGCATGCAGCAGCGTCAGGTCGCGTTCGATGCGCGCGAGGTCTCCCGGGCGCTCGGAACGAACCCCGATCGCACCGGCCATCACAAGCGCTGCCTTCAGCCGTGCGCGAAAGCCGCTGTCATAGGCAAGCCCATGCGACGGGCCGCGCCTGACGATCGCTTCGCCGTCGGTCTCCACCAGCGCGATGTCAATACCGTCCATGCTGGTGCCGCTCATCAGCCCGATCGCCGTCTTCACCGCCGTCATCTCGTGTCACTCCCGCCGAATCGCGCGCGCGATCCCTGTCCGCAACATTCATGACCGAGACGGATGCACTTCGCAAAAAACAATGCTAAAGGCCCGGCTTCCGCCAGATTGAAGAGTTCAGGTCCATGTCCAGGTTCAAGTCCGATTTCCTTCGCACGCTCGACGAGCGCGGCTTTCTCCACCAGCTCTCCGACGAGAGCGGGCTGGACGCGCTGTTCCAGAAGGAGGTCGTGACGGCCTATATCGGCTATGATCCGACCGCATCGAGCCTGCATGTGGGCCATCTCACGCAGATCATGATGCTGCATTGGCTGCAGGAAACCGGCCATCGGCCGCTCTCTCTGATGGGCGGCGGCACCGGCATGGTGGGCGATCCCTCCTTCAAGGAAGAAGCCCGCAAGCTGATGACGGTGGAAACGATCGAGGAGAACATCGCCTCGATCAAGCGCTGCTTTGCCAATTACCTCGACTATGACAGGCCGGCCAACGCCGCGCTGATGGTCAACAATGCCGAATGGCTGCGCCCGCTGAACTACCTCGAATTTCTGCGCGACGTCGGCCGGCACTTCTCCGTCAATCGCATGCTCTCTTTCGACAGCGTCAAGACCCGGCTCGACCGCGAGCAGTCGCTGTCGTTCCTCGAATTCAACTACATGATCCTTCAGGCCTACGATTTTGTGGAACTGGCCAAGCGCTACGACTGCCGCCTCCAGATGGGCGGCTCCGACCAGTGGGGCAACATCGTCAACGGCATCGACCTCGGCCACCGCATGGGCACGCAACAGCTCTATGCGCTCACCTCGCCGCTGCTCACCACGTCGTCGGGCGCGAAGATGGGCAAATCGGCCTCCGGCGCGATCTGGCTGAACGCCGAACTGCTGCCGGTCTATGATTTCTGGCAGTATTGGCGCAACACGGAAGACGCAGATGTCGGCCGCTTCCTCAAGCTCTTCACCACGCTGCCGATGGACGACATCGCAAAGCTGACGGCTCTCGGCGGCGCCGAGATCAACGAGGCCAAGAAGACGCTGGCAACCGAGGTAACCGCGATCCTGCACGGCCGTGCCGCTGCTGAGGCGGCTGCCGAGACGGCGCGCAAGACCTTCGAGGAAGGCGCGCTCGCCGAAGACCTGCCGTCGATCTCCATCCCCGCAGCCGAACTCGACGCCGGCCTCGGTCTGCTGACCCTGATCGTCCGCTCCGGCCTCGCCGCCTCCAACGGCGAAGCCCGCCGCCACATCCAGGGCGGCGCCGTCCGCATCAACGACGTCGCGATCTCCGACGAGCGCAAAGCCATCGGCTCGAGCGAACTCACGGCCGACGGCGTGATCAAGCTCTCCCTCGGAAAGAAGAAACACATTCTCGTTCGGCCGGCTTAAGACGAGCGACAAACATTCTTATCGAGACCTACGCAGAGGCATCGGGCAGCAACTACTGCCCGATGCCTTTGTCGTTCAGCCGCCTGCACACGCCCCGTCCTTAGTTGAACTCGAAGATATTCCGGAACACGCCCGGGGCAATGATCGACAACGGGTTGATCGTCAGATTCGGTTTGGTGAAGGAGCCTGTCAGCTTGAAGGTGATGCCGAGCAGGCCGCGGTCGCGGCCGTTGCCGAGAAGGGTGCCGATCAGCGGTAGTTCGCTGAAGAGGCGGTTGAGGCCGTAGGCCGGCATGAAGGTGCCGGTCATGTCGATCTTGCCGTTCGGGTCGCGCACCACGCCTTGAAACGTCGCACCGACGTCGCTGCCGCGCACGACGCCATTGTCGAGGGCGATCTGCCCGCCGTCAAGCGCCAGATTGGCAAAGCCGCGCTCGAACTTCGCCGAGCTCATGTCGATATCCTTCTTGACCGCCTGGTTCAGGCTTCGCCCATCGGATGTCGAGGGAGAGGAGACCATGGATTGCAGCCGCTGCTCGTTGACGAGCGCGAATTTGCGGATATCGAGCGTTCCACGCCAGGAATTGCCGCCACGGTCCCGGAGCTTCAGGTTCAAAAGGCCACCGCGCATGTTGGCGTAGATATCGGCGAACCGGGCGAGAGCACCTGCGTCACCGCTCGTCAGCTGCACGATATTGTCGGCGCCGGACGCCACGAGATCGCCGACCACGGCCTGTCCGGTGGAGGTGACCGCCTTCAGCTTCAGTCCCTCGATCGCCTTTCCGCGGGCGGTGTATGTCAGGTTGACGTTGGAGAGCGTTTCCGAGTGAAAACCCTGTACGCTTTCCAGCGAGGCATCGATCGAGACGCGCTTGGCCACGGCCTGGGAAACGTCGCCCTTCGCGCCCGGCGATTTCAGGCTGTCGATGACCGAGCGAATATCCGCGGAAGTGCCGTTGACGGTCACGCCGTAGCCGCTCTTTTGCCGCTTCACCGAGACAGCATAGTTGTCGCCGGCCGCAAGCCGCACGGAAGTGAGGTCGGCGGCGGCCAGGCCGGCCTTGTCGATGGTGATCGATCCGCCGGCTCCAAAGCTCTCGCCCGAGATCTTGAAGTCGCTGATCGACGTTACCCCGTCCTTCGTCACGGCCGAAAGGCTGGAGGTCGCCGGCACGCCGCGCCCCTTGCTCCAGCCGATCCATGGCAGGGACAGGGTTGCACCTTCCAGATCGACCTTGACCACCTGCCGGTCACCCTCCTGCAGGTCCACGTCGAGACCGACGGGTCCATCGACGATGCCGGAGAGCCCCGGTGCAAACTTGGCGAGCGCGCCGTCGGGCAAGGTGCCGGAGACGGTGCGGCTGCGCTTGACCGGGCTGTTCGCTCCGATCGGTTCCACCGCGTCGAGCTTCATCGTGACGCCGTCGACCGCGGCTTTTGCGTCGAGAACGGCATGCTGCGGGTCGATGCGCAACGTTCCGTCGATGTCGGAGATCTCCCGGCCGGCCATCGGCGTCTTGAGCGAAACGCCGTTCAGCCGCATTTCCGCCTGCCATTCCGGCGGCGGCGGGTGCTGGTCGCGGGCAAGCCCGAACCGGGCGCCGACATCCGCCGTCATGGGGCCGGAGAAGTCCTCCGCCTTGAACGGAGTCTTCTGCAGAGCTTCCAGAGGCCTATAGCTCACGAGTTCGGCGATCGCATCCGCCTCGCCGGTCACCTGCAGCTTCAGTTCCGCCATCAACGGCTTGGCATAGGTATTCGGAAGGATGAGGTTTCCCCCATTCAGTGTCACTGTCCGCCCGGACGGGAAATAGGCCGTACCACTGTTGATATCCACCTGGGCGCGCTCGCCCCGCAGCGTGAAATGCCCCGTCGCGTCGCGCAGCGGCGGTATGTCGCCGGCAATATTGACCCGCGCACCGTCGATGTCGAAATCGATCGTCAATTCATCTGCGCCGAACTCGACCGGGCCAGCGGTCTCCGCCAGACGCCCTTCCTCGATTGCCAGCTGGATCTTGCCGTTGTTGACGGTGCCGCCAAAAATATTCGAGATCACCCAGGCACGGGCCTTCTTGCCGACCCACCAGGGCCAGAGCTGCTTGATGCCGGCCGTCTGCATGTCCGTGGTCAGGCCCGCAAAATTGATCTGCGGCGACGTGTTCGAAAACGCGATCGAAAGGGAGCCGGCGAATGTGCCGAGGTTGCTGGCGACGGAAAGCTCGCGAAACAGCATGGCATGCCGCTCGGACTGGAAGTCGCCCGCGACCTTCGCATCGAAGGCCAGCGGCGGCTCGTTGACATCGATCGGGGCGGATGTTCCACCCTTTACCAGCACGTCGATACTGAAACCCTTCGGCAGGGCCAGCGACATCGGGTCCGGGGGCGGCGTTGCCGGCGAAAGCGTCGCGGCCGGCGCCATGGATGCCGCGCTCGCCGAATCGATATCGCGGACGGAGCCGCTGAACGGGAACACCGACTTGCCGAGCCGGACTGTCGAGGTGTTCACCTCGATGCTGCCGCGATCGAAATCATAGGCGAGATTGACGTCGGAGGGCAGGAGATCGGATTGCAGACCGCTGGCGACGAAGACGCCCTGGTCGAGAGCGCCCGACATCGTCAGTTCGGGCGCAACGCCTTCCCCGGCCCGCACGGCAGACAGGTTGATCGAGGCCTTGGTATCGAGACCGAACGGCGGCTCGGTCGCCGTCTCCGCGCGGTAGAGAAGGGCTGAGGTGGGCAGGCCGGTCACGGCGCCGCCGAGGCGGACGATGCGTCCCTTGTCGCTGTCGGCCGTCAGGTGCAGCGCCGTCGATGTCCCGTCGATCGCGGCATCGCCGCGGATTGTCATGGACCCGTTCTCGGCACGGGCAAAGTCGAGCGAGTGAACGTCGAGCTTCACCACGCGGTTGCGTGGCCCGGAAAGCGGCAGCATCACGTCGGCGATCCGCACCACCTGCGTGCCGCTGCGGGCGATCAGGCTGGAAATCGTATCCATCTGCGCAAAGACCGCCTCCATCGCCCCGCTGACATCTGCAATACGGATGCGGGTGAGGTCGAGAGGCTTGCCTTGCGGCAGGATGGCGGGGGCGAGACGCGCACCTTCCGCCTCGATGCGGGAGACGGAAATCTTGCCGGACAGGAGCGAAAGCGGATCAAGCTCGATGAAGACCGATTCGGTCGTCAGCAGCTGCTCGTCGGAAGCATTGCGCTTCAGCGAGACATCCTGCGCTTTCAGCGCCAGCGCGCCATCACCGGTCAGGCGCACCACGGTGCTACCGACATCGACATGATAGGCATCGCCGAGCGCATTGTTCAGCGCCGCCTGGGCGCGCGTGTTCAAAATGCGGTCGACCCCGCCGGCTTCCACGGCGACGACGAGGCCGGCGGCAAGCAGGATCAGGACGGAAACGAGCCCGAGAACACCCTTGACGCAACGGCGCGGCCACCGGCGACGTGTGGTCCCATGCAGGATGCAGGGATCGTGCGCCTGGGCCGAAGGCAGCGAATGCAACGCGACGATGTCCTCCTTGCGGAAGACGGTCTTTTCACCCCGGATCTCACTCATGAGCGGTGTCGGCCTCTGCGAAGGTCGAAAAATGCATGTCTCGGCAATATCCCGTGGCTCGAGGCGTAAGCCCTATTTAACAAATCAATGAGGCCATCTACCCATCCTGCCTTTCGGCAAACGATGCGGCAACCGGCGTTAGGTCTTGCAACACGAAAACCGTGTGCGTCCATGACGATGATGCCCATGACCAGGATGGAGGACACAAGCCGTCAAACCACCGTCCATGATCGGCATTCTCCCGGCGGGGATGACGGCGTACCGCTTTGCACCATATAAGTGAGGCGACAAATGGTCGGAACGGCGTATTTCATCAATCTCCCCCGACACACCGTACAGAAAACAGGAGCCAACATGACCGTCATCGCCACAGGCGCCAAGGCGCCGGACTTCACTCTGCCGCGGGACGGCGGCGGAACCGTCTCGCTCGCCGAGCAGGCGGGCCATCAGGTCGTGCTCTTCTTCTATCCGAAGGACGACACCACTGGCTGCACGGCCGAATCGATCGCGTTCACGGCGAATATCGCGGCGTTCGAGGCCGCCGGCGCGGTCGTGATCGGCATGTCGCCCGATTCGGCGAAAAAGCATGACAAGTTCGTCGCCAAGCACGGACTTGCCGTGATTCTCGCGGCGGACGAGGATAAGACGACCCTCGAAGCCTACGGCGTCTGGGCTGAGAAAAGCATGTACGGCAAGAAGTACATGGGCGTGGAGCGGACCACCGTCCTCATCGGACCGGACGGCGTCGTCACCCGCGTGTGGGAGAAGGTGAAGGTTCCCGGCCACGTCGAAGAGGTCCTCGCCGCCGTACAGGCCGCAGCCGCGTGAGGGACGGGGCGATGGCGGGAGGCTCGCCGGAGGCCCTGTCTTCCGGCAACGCAGGCACGGGATCACTCGCGATGCGATCGCTGCGCGATGGTGCTGCGCTCGCCATTCGTGCCTCCGATCTCGACCTCAAAGCCGATCTCGCCCAGGAGGCTGCCTGCCGGTGGAGCGAGCGGCGCCTGTCGCTGCGCTCGCCGCTCGACACGGCCGTACCCGTCCGCCCCGGCCGCCCGGACAAGCCGGAATTGATCCCGCCCCAGCGTGTCCCGCGTCGCGCGCTGACGACCCTGCGCGGGCGCGTCGCCCTCCTCCACGCCATTGCCCATATCGAGCTGAACGCCGTCGATCTCGCGCTCGACATCGTCGCGCGGTTTGCGACGGAGCGTATGCCGAACTCGTTCTTCGATGGCTGGATGCGGGTCGCCTTCGAGGAGGCGAAGCATTTCCGGCTGGTGCGCAACCGTCTACGCGATCTCGGCGCCGATTACGGAGACCTTCCGGCCCATGACGGGCTTTGGCAGGCGGCGCACGACACCCGCAACGACCTGACCGCGCGCCTTGCCGTCGTTCCCCTCATCCTCGAAGCTCGTGGCCTCGACGTGACGCCCGCTTTGCAGGAAAAGATGCGCCAATCCGGCGACGACGCCAGTGCCGCCATTCTCGACATCATTTACGAGGACGAGAAGGGCCATGTGGCCGTCGGTGCGAAATGGTTTCGCTTTCTCTGCGCCCGCGAGGGAAAGGATCCGGCCCGTGCCTTTCAGGATCTCGTTCGTGCCAATTTCCGCGGGCCGTTGAAGGCGCCGTTCAACGACGTCGCCCGCGCCGAAGCCGGACTGACGCCGTCCTTCTACCGCTCGATGACGGCCTCGGTGAACATCTGAGACCTGCATTCACCGGGCAGCATCAAGCAAATATTAACCTTAACAAGGTCTACTCCGCGCATGGATTAAGGGCATGCTGCGGGAGTAAATTGTGTCTCAGAGTTCGGGAAGCCCGATATTCGGCAAGCGCAAGGAACAGCCGATCCTGATCCTCGCCCGTGGTGAAAACGTCCACCATATGACGGTGCGCCCGTGGATGACCGCCGTCGGCGTCTCGCTCGGCGCCCTCTTTGCCATCGGCTACCTCGCCTCGACCTCCTATCTCGTCCTGCGCGACGACCTGATCGGCGGCACCATGGCGCGTCAGGCGCGCATGCAGCACGATTATGAGGATCGTATCTCGGCGCTGCGCGCGCAGGTCGATCGCGTCACCAGCCGGCAGCTTCTCGACCAGCAGGTGGTGGAGGAAAAGGTGGAGAAACTTCTCCAGCAGCAACAGGCCCTCACCTCGCGCCACGGCAAGCTTGGCTCCCTCATCGAGCGCGCCGAGGAATCCGGTCTTGCCGATCCCGGCACCGACAAGGTCGAGACCGAAAAGCATGCGGACGCCACAGGTGGGATCCAGGCCATCGAACGCCTGATGGGCCTTGCCGCAAAGACCGCCCCCAAGGGGCCGGCGCTTGCCTACGCCGCCCCCTTCACCCGCACCGACATGCGCGGCGGCGATACGATCACCGATCGCGCCGACCGCCTCTTCTCGCGCGTCACGCACTCTCTGAAGGATATCGAGCGCTCGCAGAAGGACAGGATCGCGACGCTCACGTCCGGCGCCATCAGCGCGACCGATGCCATCGAGACCATCGTCGCCCGCACGGGCCTCTCCGTCACGCCTGATCCGGCGGACGCCGACGAGGCGCGGGTGCGAAGCGGCGAAGGCGGCACGGATACCGCCATGGGCGGCCCCTATGTCGAGCCGGAAACGAAAGACGTCTTCGACCGTCAGCTGGTCGAACTCGATACCGCGCTCGTGCGCCTCGAACAGGTGCGTGGCGAAGTCCGCAAGCTGCCCTTCAGCAACCCGGCGCCGCAGAGCGACATCACCAGCCAGTTCGGCAACCGCATGGACCCCTTCCTCGGACGCCTTGCGCTGCACGCCGGCATCGATTTCCGGGTCGCCACGGGCACGAGCGTCCGCTCGACGGCGCCCGGCAAGGTCGTCGTTGCCGGGCGCAACGGAGGCTATGGCAATATGGTTGAGATCGATCATGGCAACGGCGTCAGCACGCGCTACGGGCATCTCTCGACCATTCTCGTCAATGTGGGCGACGTCGTGAAGGCGGGGGACGCGATTGCGCGCTCCGGCAGCACCGGCCGCTCCACCGGCCCGCACCTCCATTACGAAGTCCGGCTCCACGGCGATGCTGTCGATCCGATGCGCTTTCTGAATGCGGGGATGAAGCTCAGCAGCTATATCAAGTAAAGCGCTTCCCAAAGAGAAATTCCGTCCCATATTCAGGGTGTTCGAGCCGGATTCCCCGACTTGACGCGTCTCGATCGCCGCAAAGCGCCAGTTTTCTTGACTTTCCGCAAGCTTGGGCCTATGAGCGCCCACGACGGACCTCGAGAGCGCGGCCCGCGGCACCAGAGTTCGTTAGAACCGGAACGGAAACAGATTTCCCTTTGACAACGTTTGCTGATCTTGGCCTGAGCCAAAAAGTTCTCTCCGCCGTCACCGATGCGGGCTATACGATCCCGACGCCCATCCAGGCGAACGCCATTCCGCCGGCGCTGATGCGCCGCGATATTCTCGGGATCGCGCAGACGGGAACGGGCAAGACGGCCTCCTTCGTGCTGCCCATGCTGACGCTGCTCGAAAAGGGCCGCGCCCGGGCGCGCATGCCGCGCACGCTGATCATGGAACCGACGCGCGAACTCGCCGCGCAGGTCGCCGAGAACTTCGAGAAATACGGCAAGAATCACAAGCTCAACATTGCGCTTCTCATCGGCGGCGTCTCGTTCGACGAGCAGGATCGCAAGTTGGAACGTGGCGCCGATGTGCTGATCTGCACGCCCGGCCGCCTGCTCGACCATTGCGAGCGCGGCAAGCTGCTGATGACCGGCGTCGAGATCCTTGTCATCGACGAAGCCGACCGCATGCTGGACATGGGCTTCATCCCCGATATCGAGCGCATCGCCAAGCTTATCCCGTTCACGCGTCAGACGCTGTTCTTCTCGGCCACCATGCCGCCGGAGATCCAGAAGCTGGCAGACCGCTTCCTGCAGAACCCCGAGCGTATTGAGGTTGCCCCGCCTTCCTCGACCGCCAAGACCGTGACGCAGCGCTTCGTCGCCACCCACGGCAAGGATTACGAGAAGCGCGCCATCCTGCGCGATCTCATCCGCTCGCAGGACGAGTTGAAGAACGCGATCATCTTCTGCAACCGCAAGCTCGATGTCGCCGAACTCTTCCGCTCGCTGACCCGCCACGGCTTTTCCGTCGGCGCGCTGCATGGCGACATGGACCAGAGCTCGCGCACCAAGATGCTTGCGGGCTTCAAGGACAATGCAATCACGCTGCTCGTCGCCTCCGACGTGGCCGCCCGCGGCCTCGACATTCCGGATGTGAGCCACGTGTTCAACTTCGACGTTCCGATCCATGCCGAGGATTACGTCCACCGCATCGGCCGCACGGGCCGTGCCGGACGCTCGGGCGCTGCCTTCACGCTGGTGAGCCGTCGCGATGTGAAAGCGGCGGATGCGATCGAAAAGCTCATCGACCAGAAGATCGAATGGCACAATGGCGGTCTCGACGATCTGCCGGCGCCGATGGAGAGCACCGACAGCGGTCGTTCCGAGAAGAAGGGCGGGCGTGACGGCAAGCGCGGCGGACGCGGACGGGAGCGCGATCATGCTCCGCGCCACGTCGTGGACCACAATCCCGACGCGCA
It encodes:
- a CDS encoding YhdP family protein — protein: MSEIRGEKTVFRKEDIVALHSLPSAQAHDPCILHGTTRRRWPRRCVKGVLGLVSVLILLAAGLVVAVEAGGVDRILNTRAQAALNNALGDAYHVDVGSTVVRLTGDGALALKAQDVSLKRNASDEQLLTTESVFIELDPLSLLSGKISVSRIEAEGARLAPAILPQGKPLDLTRIRIADVSGAMEAVFAQMDTISSLIARSGTQVVRIADVMLPLSGPRNRVVKLDVHSLDFARAENGSMTIRGDAAIDGTSTALHLTADSDKGRIVRLGGAVTGLPTSALLYRAETATEPPFGLDTKASINLSAVRAGEGVAPELTMSGALDQGVFVASGLQSDLLPSDVNLAYDFDRGSIEVNTSTVRLGKSVFPFSGSVRDIDSASAASMAPAATLSPATPPPDPMSLALPKGFSIDVLVKGGTSAPIDVNEPPLAFDAKVAGDFQSERHAMLFRELSVASNLGTFAGSLSIAFSNTSPQINFAGLTTDMQTAGIKQLWPWWVGKKARAWVISNIFGGTVNNGKIQLAIEEGRLAETAGPVEFGADELTIDFDIDGARVNIAGDIPPLRDATGHFTLRGERAQVDINSGTAYFPSGRTVTLNGGNLILPNTYAKPLMAELKLQVTGEADAIAELVSYRPLEALQKTPFKAEDFSGPMTADVGARFGLARDQHPPPPEWQAEMRLNGVSLKTPMAGREISDIDGTLRIDPQHAVLDAKAAVDGVTMKLDAVEPIGANSPVKRSRTVSGTLPDGALAKFAPGLSGIVDGPVGLDVDLQEGDRQVVKVDLEGATLSLPWIGWSKGRGVPATSSLSAVTKDGVTSISDFKISGESFGAGGSITIDKAGLAAADLTSVRLAAGDNYAVSVKRQKSGYGVTVNGTSADIRSVIDSLKSPGAKGDVSQAVAKRVSIDASLESVQGFHSETLSNVNLTYTARGKAIEGLKLKAVTSTGQAVVGDLVASGADNIVQLTSGDAGALARFADIYANMRGGLLNLKLRDRGGNSWRGTLDIRKFALVNEQRLQSMVSSPSTSDGRSLNQAVKKDIDMSSAKFERGFANLALDGGQIALDNGVVRGSDVGATFQGVVRDPNGKIDMTGTFMPAYGLNRLFSELPLIGTLLGNGRDRGLLGITFKLTGSFTKPNLTINPLSIIAPGVFRNIFEFN
- a CDS encoding peroxiredoxin, coding for MTVIATGAKAPDFTLPRDGGGTVSLAEQAGHQVVLFFYPKDDTTGCTAESIAFTANIAAFEAAGAVVIGMSPDSAKKHDKFVAKHGLAVILAADEDKTTLEAYGVWAEKSMYGKKYMGVERTTVLIGPDGVVTRVWEKVKVPGHVEEVLAAVQAAAA
- a CDS encoding ferritin-like domain-containing protein, encoding MRSLRDGAALAIRASDLDLKADLAQEAACRWSERRLSLRSPLDTAVPVRPGRPDKPELIPPQRVPRRALTTLRGRVALLHAIAHIELNAVDLALDIVARFATERMPNSFFDGWMRVAFEEAKHFRLVRNRLRDLGADYGDLPAHDGLWQAAHDTRNDLTARLAVVPLILEARGLDVTPALQEKMRQSGDDASAAILDIIYEDEKGHVAVGAKWFRFLCAREGKDPARAFQDLVRANFRGPLKAPFNDVARAEAGLTPSFYRSMTASVNI
- a CDS encoding M23 family metallopeptidase — encoded protein: MSQSSGSPIFGKRKEQPILILARGENVHHMTVRPWMTAVGVSLGALFAIGYLASTSYLVLRDDLIGGTMARQARMQHDYEDRISALRAQVDRVTSRQLLDQQVVEEKVEKLLQQQQALTSRHGKLGSLIERAEESGLADPGTDKVETEKHADATGGIQAIERLMGLAAKTAPKGPALAYAAPFTRTDMRGGDTITDRADRLFSRVTHSLKDIERSQKDRIATLTSGAISATDAIETIVARTGLSVTPDPADADEARVRSGEGGTDTAMGGPYVEPETKDVFDRQLVELDTALVRLEQVRGEVRKLPFSNPAPQSDITSQFGNRMDPFLGRLALHAGIDFRVATGTSVRSTAPGKVVVAGRNGGYGNMVEIDHGNGVSTRYGHLSTILVNVGDVVKAGDAIARSGSTGRSTGPHLHYEVRLHGDAVDPMRFLNAGMKLSSYIK
- a CDS encoding DEAD/DEAH box helicase: MTTFADLGLSQKVLSAVTDAGYTIPTPIQANAIPPALMRRDILGIAQTGTGKTASFVLPMLTLLEKGRARARMPRTLIMEPTRELAAQVAENFEKYGKNHKLNIALLIGGVSFDEQDRKLERGADVLICTPGRLLDHCERGKLLMTGVEILVIDEADRMLDMGFIPDIERIAKLIPFTRQTLFFSATMPPEIQKLADRFLQNPERIEVAPPSSTAKTVTQRFVATHGKDYEKRAILRDLIRSQDELKNAIIFCNRKLDVAELFRSLTRHGFSVGALHGDMDQSSRTKMLAGFKDNAITLLVASDVAARGLDIPDVSHVFNFDVPIHAEDYVHRIGRTGRAGRSGAAFTLVSRRDVKAADAIEKLIDQKIEWHNGGLDDLPAPMESTDSGRSEKKGGRDGKRGGRGRERDHAPRHVVDHNPDAQRPYGTKPDGYSAESYKPDAVKAEAIKAPGHKPDIKTDDTHLQTESVQPRIEPVRAERKADPKPQNAGPRNHRPASPANDDNRDRRNRYRRDHDDGPTPVGFGDEIPAFMLVAGKA